One region of Streptomyces leeuwenhoekii genomic DNA includes:
- a CDS encoding gamma-glutamylcyclotransferase: protein MSLYAAYAGNLDARLMSRRAPHSPLRATGWLNGWRLTFGGEDMGWEGALATIVEDPTAQVFVALYDIAPMDEEAMDRWVGVGLDIYRRTRVRAHTLEGEEHAWAYVLNAYEGGLPSARYLGELADAAESAGAPYDYVMDLRKRPC, encoded by the coding sequence ATGTCGCTCTACGCCGCGTACGCCGGCAACCTCGACGCGCGGCTGATGTCCCGCCGCGCCCCGCACTCGCCGCTGCGCGCCACCGGCTGGCTCAACGGCTGGCGGCTCACCTTCGGCGGCGAGGACATGGGCTGGGAAGGCGCCCTCGCGACCATCGTCGAGGACCCGACGGCCCAGGTCTTCGTCGCGCTGTACGACATCGCCCCGATGGACGAGGAGGCGATGGACCGCTGGGTCGGCGTGGGACTGGACATATACCGCCGCACACGCGTGCGCGCACACACCCTGGAGGGTGAGGAGCACGCCTGGGCGTACGTCCTGAACGCCTACGAGGGCGGCCTGCCCTCGGCCCGCTACCTGGGCGAGCTCGCCGACGCCGCCGAGTCGGCGGGCGCCCCCTACGACTACGTCATGGACCTGCGCAAACGCCCCTGCTGA
- a CDS encoding NAD(P)H-quinone dehydrogenase, giving the protein MEYVTRIVIIGGGPGGYEAALVAAQLGAEVTVVDCDGLGGASVLTDCVPSKTLIATAEVMTTFDSSYEELGIIVADDTPHVEQAARVVGVDLGKVNRRVKRLALAQSHDITAAVTRAGARVMRGRGRLEGMQALDGSRKVVVRAGDGSEETLTADAVLIATGGHPRELPDARPDGERILNWTQVYDLTELPEELIVVGSGVTGAEFAGAYQALGSRVTLVSSRDRVLPGEDPDAAAVLEDVFRRRGMNVMARSRAQAAKRVGDRVEVTLADGRVISGTHCLMAVGAIPNTEGMGLEEAGVRLRDSGHIWTDKVSRTTAPGVYAAGDVTGVFALASVAAMQGRIAMYHFLGDAVAPLNLKTVSSNVFTDPEIATVGYTQADVDAGKIDARVVKLPLLRNPRAKMQGIRDGFVKIFCRPGTGIVVGGVVVAPRASELIHPISIAVDNNLTVEQIANAFTVYPSLSGSIAEVARQLHTRKAGAEA; this is encoded by the coding sequence ATGGAGTACGTGACTCGGATCGTGATCATCGGTGGCGGACCCGGCGGATACGAAGCGGCGCTGGTGGCCGCTCAACTCGGTGCGGAGGTGACCGTCGTCGACTGCGACGGTCTGGGCGGAGCGTCGGTGCTGACCGACTGCGTGCCGTCGAAGACCCTGATCGCCACGGCCGAGGTGATGACCACCTTCGACTCCTCGTACGAGGAGCTGGGGATCATCGTCGCCGACGACACGCCGCACGTCGAGCAGGCCGCCCGGGTGGTGGGCGTGGACCTGGGGAAGGTCAACCGGCGGGTGAAGCGGCTGGCGCTGGCGCAGTCGCACGACATCACCGCCGCCGTCACGCGGGCCGGCGCGCGTGTGATGCGCGGGCGCGGACGGCTGGAGGGCATGCAGGCCCTGGACGGGTCGCGGAAGGTCGTGGTGCGGGCCGGGGACGGGAGCGAGGAGACGCTCACGGCCGATGCCGTGCTGATCGCGACCGGCGGGCACCCGCGTGAGCTGCCGGACGCCCGGCCGGACGGCGAGCGGATCCTGAACTGGACCCAGGTGTACGACCTGACCGAGCTCCCCGAGGAGCTGATCGTGGTCGGGTCGGGTGTGACGGGCGCCGAGTTCGCCGGCGCCTACCAGGCGCTCGGATCGCGGGTGACGCTCGTGTCGTCGCGGGACCGGGTGCTGCCCGGCGAGGACCCGGACGCGGCGGCGGTGCTGGAGGACGTCTTCCGGCGGCGCGGCATGAACGTCATGGCGCGCTCGCGCGCCCAGGCCGCCAAGCGGGTCGGGGACCGGGTCGAGGTGACGCTGGCCGACGGCCGGGTGATCTCCGGCACGCACTGCCTGATGGCGGTCGGCGCCATCCCGAACACCGAGGGCATGGGTCTGGAGGAGGCCGGCGTCAGGCTGCGCGACTCCGGGCACATCTGGACCGACAAGGTGTCGCGGACGACGGCTCCGGGCGTGTACGCCGCCGGTGACGTCACGGGCGTGTTCGCGCTGGCGTCGGTGGCGGCCATGCAGGGGCGCATCGCCATGTACCACTTCCTGGGGGACGCCGTCGCCCCGCTGAACCTGAAGACCGTGTCGTCGAACGTCTTCACCGACCCGGAAATCGCCACCGTCGGCTACACCCAGGCCGACGTCGACGCCGGCAAGATCGACGCCCGGGTCGTCAAGCTGCCGCTGCTGCGCAATCCGCGCGCCAAGATGCAGGGCATCCGGGACGGCTTCGTCAAGATCTTCTGCCGGCCGGGCACGGGGATCGTGGTGGGCGGTGTGGTCGTGGCACCGCGCGCTTCGGAACTGATCCACCCCATCTCGATCGCGGTCGACAACAACCTGACGGTCGAACAGATCGCGAACGCGTTCACCGTGTACCCGTCCCTGTCCGGCTCGATCGCCGAGGTGGCCCGGCAGCTCCACACGCGGAAGGCGGGCGCGGAGGCGTGA
- a CDS encoding aldehyde dehydrogenase family protein encodes MEKQTPVFEYAPAPESRAVVDIAPSYGLFIDGEFAEAADGKVFKTVSPSTEEVLSEVAEAGEADVDRAVQAARKAFETWSALPGSERAKYLFRIARIIQERSRELAVLETLDNGKPIRETRDADLPLVAAHFFYYAGWADKLEHAGFGAHPRPLGVAGQVIPWNFPLLMLAWKIAPALATGNTVVLKPAETTPLSALFFADICRQAGLPKGVVNIVTGDGRAGAALVAHPGVDKVAFTGSTAVGKEIARTVAGTRKKLTLELGGKGANIVFDDAPIDQAVEGIVSGIFFNQGQVCCAGSRLLVQESIHDELLDSLKRRLSTLRLGDPLDKNTDIGAINSAEQLARITALADQGEAEGAERWSPACELPSTGYWFAPTLFTNVTQAHTIARDEIFGPVLSVLTFRTPDEAVAKANNTPYGLSAGIWTEKGSRILAVANKLRAGVIWSNTFNKFDPTSPFGGYKESGFGREGGRHGLEAYLDV; translated from the coding sequence ATGGAAAAGCAGACGCCCGTTTTCGAGTACGCGCCGGCGCCCGAGTCGCGCGCGGTCGTCGACATCGCCCCGTCCTACGGCCTGTTCATCGACGGCGAGTTCGCCGAGGCGGCCGACGGCAAGGTCTTCAAGACCGTCTCCCCGTCCACCGAGGAGGTCCTCTCCGAGGTCGCCGAGGCCGGTGAGGCGGATGTCGACCGCGCCGTGCAGGCCGCGCGGAAGGCGTTCGAGACGTGGTCGGCGCTGCCCGGCTCCGAGCGCGCGAAGTACCTCTTCCGCATCGCCCGCATCATCCAGGAGCGCAGCCGCGAACTCGCGGTCCTCGAAACCCTGGACAACGGCAAGCCGATCAGGGAGACCCGCGACGCCGACCTGCCCCTGGTCGCCGCGCACTTCTTCTACTACGCGGGCTGGGCCGACAAGCTGGAGCACGCCGGGTTCGGCGCGCACCCCCGCCCCCTCGGTGTCGCGGGCCAGGTCATCCCCTGGAACTTCCCCCTCCTCATGCTGGCGTGGAAGATCGCCCCGGCGCTCGCGACCGGCAACACGGTGGTGCTGAAGCCGGCCGAGACGACCCCGCTGTCCGCGCTGTTCTTCGCGGACATCTGCCGCCAGGCGGGCCTGCCCAAGGGCGTCGTCAACATCGTCACCGGTGACGGCCGCGCGGGTGCCGCGCTGGTCGCCCACCCCGGCGTGGACAAGGTCGCCTTCACCGGCTCCACGGCGGTCGGCAAGGAGATCGCCCGCACCGTCGCCGGCACCCGCAAGAAGCTCACCCTGGAGCTGGGCGGCAAGGGCGCCAACATCGTCTTCGACGACGCGCCGATCGACCAGGCCGTCGAGGGCATCGTGAGCGGCATCTTCTTCAACCAGGGCCAGGTCTGCTGCGCGGGCTCGCGCCTGCTGGTCCAGGAGTCGATCCACGACGAGTTGCTGGACTCCCTCAAGCGCCGCCTGTCCACCCTGCGCCTGGGCGACCCGCTGGACAAGAACACGGACATCGGCGCGATCAACTCCGCGGAGCAGCTCGCTCGCATCACCGCCCTCGCCGACCAGGGCGAGGCGGAGGGCGCCGAGCGCTGGTCCCCGGCCTGCGAACTTCCCTCGACCGGCTACTGGTTCGCCCCGACGCTCTTCACGAACGTCACCCAGGCGCACACCATCGCCCGCGACGAGATCTTCGGCCCGGTGCTGTCGGTCCTCACCTTCCGCACTCCGGACGAGGCGGTCGCCAAGGCCAACAACACCCCCTACGGCCTGTCGGCGGGCATCTGGACGGAGAAGGGCTCGCGCATCCTGGCGGTCGCGAACAAGCTCCGCGCGGGTGTGATCTGGTCCAACACGTTCAACAAGTTCGACCCCACCTCGCCGTTCGGCGGTTACAAGGAGTCGGGCTTCGGCCGCGAGGGCGGCCGCCACGGCCTGGAGGCGTACCTCGATGTCTGA
- a CDS encoding DeoR/GlpR family DNA-binding transcription regulator encodes MFAAERRQLILEMVRANGAVSLRELARVVQTSEVTVRRDVRALEAEGLLDRRHGGAVLPGGFTRESGFPQKAHLATAEKTAIADLAASFVEEGEAIVVGAGTTTQELARRLARVPGLTVVTNSLLVAQALAHANRVEVVMTGGTLRGSNYALVGSGAEQSLQGLRVSKAFLSGSGLTAERGLSTSNMLAASVDRALVQAAAEVVVLADHSKIGTDTMFQTVPTDLITRLVTDDPPAHDDRAVTELQALADQGVQVSVAGAQEGTSGPGGDTAPARQQRRDMPLPGPRRQVPGAGLRAATALGEQNGGAERARVADLRRR; translated from the coding sequence GTGTTCGCTGCAGAACGTCGCCAACTGATCCTCGAAATGGTGCGCGCCAACGGAGCCGTGTCGCTCCGTGAGCTCGCCCGCGTCGTCCAGACCTCCGAAGTGACCGTACGGCGGGACGTGCGGGCACTGGAGGCAGAAGGACTCCTCGACCGCCGGCACGGCGGTGCGGTACTGCCGGGTGGATTCACACGCGAGTCCGGCTTTCCGCAAAAGGCCCATCTCGCGACCGCCGAGAAGACAGCCATCGCCGACCTGGCCGCGTCCTTCGTGGAAGAGGGCGAGGCCATCGTGGTGGGGGCGGGTACGACCACGCAGGAGCTGGCCCGCCGGCTCGCCCGGGTGCCCGGGCTGACGGTGGTCACCAACTCGCTGCTGGTCGCCCAGGCGCTCGCCCACGCCAACCGGGTGGAGGTCGTGATGACCGGCGGCACCCTGAGAGGCTCCAACTACGCCCTGGTCGGGTCGGGAGCCGAGCAGTCCCTCCAGGGGCTGCGGGTGTCCAAGGCATTCCTGTCCGGGAGCGGACTGACCGCCGAGCGCGGGCTGTCCACCTCGAACATGCTGGCGGCCTCCGTCGACCGGGCGCTCGTCCAGGCCGCCGCCGAGGTCGTCGTCCTCGCCGACCACAGCAAGATCGGCACCGACACCATGTTCCAGACCGTGCCGACCGATCTCATCACCCGCCTGGTCACGGACGATCCGCCCGCCCACGACGACCGGGCGGTCACCGAGCTCCAGGCCCTCGCCGACCAGGGCGTCCAGGTCTCCGTGGCCGGCGCGCAGGAGGGCACGTCGGGCCCGGGGGGTGATACCGCCCCGGCGCGCCAGCAGCGCCGGGACATGCCGCTTCCGGGACCACGCCGACAGGTTCCCGGCGCGGGACTGCGGGCCGCCACCGCCCTCGGTGAGCAGAACGGCGGGGCCGAGCGGGCGCGGGTCGCCGATCTGCGGCGCCGCTGA
- the deoC gene encoding deoxyribose-phosphate aldolase, giving the protein MSTNAPTADHALSDVAASDSTLRRFLHGLPGVDAVGLEARAASLGTRSIKTTAKAYALDLAISMVDLTTLEGADTPGKVRALGAKAVRPDPTDRTAPSTAAVCVYPDMVATAKEAVAGSGVKVASVATAFPAGRAPLAVKLADVREAVAAGADEIDMVIDRGAFLAGNYRKVYDEIVAVKEACGTSARLKVIFETGELSTYDNIRRASWLGMLAGADFIKTSTGKVAVNATPANTLLMLEAVRDFRAQTGIQVGVKPAGGIRTAKDAIKFLVLVNETAGEDWLDNHWFRFGASSLLNDLLMQRQKLATGRYSGPDYVTVD; this is encoded by the coding sequence ATGTCCACCAATGCACCCACCGCAGATCACGCACTCTCGGACGTCGCCGCGTCCGACAGCACGCTGCGCCGCTTCCTCCACGGGCTGCCCGGCGTCGACGCGGTCGGCCTGGAGGCGCGCGCCGCCTCCCTGGGCACCCGCTCCATCAAGACCACGGCGAAGGCGTACGCCCTCGACCTCGCGATCTCGATGGTCGACCTGACGACGCTGGAAGGCGCGGACACCCCGGGCAAGGTCCGGGCGCTCGGCGCCAAGGCGGTCCGCCCCGACCCGACCGACCGCACGGCCCCGTCCACGGCCGCGGTCTGCGTCTACCCGGACATGGTGGCCACCGCCAAGGAGGCCGTCGCCGGTTCCGGCGTGAAGGTCGCCTCGGTCGCCACCGCGTTCCCGGCGGGCCGCGCCCCCCTTGCCGTCAAGCTGGCCGACGTGCGCGAGGCCGTGGCGGCGGGCGCCGACGAGATCGACATGGTCATCGACCGCGGCGCCTTCCTCGCGGGGAACTACCGGAAGGTGTACGACGAGATCGTCGCCGTGAAGGAGGCGTGCGGCACCTCCGCCCGCCTGAAGGTCATCTTCGAGACCGGCGAGCTGTCGACGTACGACAACATCCGCCGTGCGAGCTGGCTCGGCATGCTGGCGGGCGCCGACTTCATCAAGACCTCCACCGGCAAGGTCGCCGTCAACGCGACCCCGGCCAACACCCTGCTGATGCTGGAGGCGGTCCGCGACTTCCGCGCCCAGACCGGCATCCAGGTCGGCGTGAAGCCGGCCGGCGGCATCCGCACGGCCAAGGACGCGATCAAGTTCCTGGTCCTGGTCAACGAGACCGCGGGCGAGGACTGGCTCGACAACCACTGGTTCCGTTTCGGCGCCTCCTCGCTGCTGAACGACCTGTTGATGCAGCGCCAGAAGCTGGCCACCGGCCGCTACTCCGGCCCCGACTACGTGACGGTGGACTGA
- a CDS encoding glycosyltransferase family 39 protein, producing the protein MSSTAPGTKQSGRIPGTRRPHAPRAVAPAARRALVRRFPHALRRAAPALAAYAAVRLTGLLVLALWAHRQRRELWPILAAQWDADWYLGIAEHGYADELGTAYNANNLAFFPLYPFLVKAVAVLTPGSRASTGLGIAVLASLLAAWGIFAVGDRLYGRRAGVLLTTLWAAFPVGAVQWMGYTESLFTACAAWSLYAVLTGRWLWAGALAALAGLTRPTGVAVAAAVGVAALWSLRRRPRRRRALIAAGLAPLGWCAFVGWVGLRLGRWDGYFAVQRLWHNELDGGVRTLHQMRQFLVYDPTPHLFLVVVTLTLIGAVVLFGLSLWDRQPLPLLVFTGVLLVIVLASGGVYFPRARFLIPAFPLLLPLALHLSRASHRHRALALATAVLGSAYCGAHMLLVWPSAP; encoded by the coding sequence GTGTCCTCGACCGCCCCCGGAACCAAGCAGAGCGGACGCATCCCGGGCACCCGGCGCCCCCACGCGCCCCGGGCCGTGGCGCCGGCCGCCCGGCGCGCCCTCGTCCGGCGCTTCCCGCACGCCCTGCGCCGTGCGGCCCCGGCCCTGGCGGCCTATGCGGCGGTCCGCCTCACGGGGCTGCTGGTACTCGCCCTGTGGGCCCACCGCCAGCGCCGCGAGCTGTGGCCGATCCTGGCGGCCCAGTGGGACGCGGACTGGTACCTGGGCATCGCCGAGCACGGCTACGCCGATGAGCTGGGCACCGCCTACAACGCCAACAACCTGGCCTTCTTCCCGCTCTACCCGTTCCTGGTGAAGGCCGTCGCGGTCCTCACCCCCGGCTCACGGGCCTCCACCGGTCTGGGCATCGCCGTCCTCGCCTCCCTCCTGGCGGCCTGGGGGATCTTCGCGGTGGGCGACCGCCTGTACGGCCGCCGGGCCGGCGTCCTGCTCACGACGCTGTGGGCCGCGTTCCCGGTGGGCGCGGTGCAGTGGATGGGCTATACGGAGTCGCTGTTCACGGCGTGCGCGGCGTGGTCGCTGTACGCGGTGCTCACCGGCCGCTGGCTGTGGGCGGGCGCGCTGGCCGCGCTGGCGGGCCTGACCCGGCCGACCGGCGTCGCGGTGGCGGCGGCGGTCGGCGTGGCGGCCCTGTGGTCCCTGCGGCGCCGCCCGCGGCGAAGGCGTGCCCTGATCGCCGCGGGCCTGGCACCGCTGGGCTGGTGCGCGTTCGTCGGCTGGGTGGGCCTGCGGCTGGGCCGCTGGGACGGCTACTTCGCCGTACAGCGGCTGTGGCACAACGAGCTGGACGGCGGTGTGCGCACGCTGCACCAGATGCGGCAGTTCCTGGTGTACGACCCGACGCCGCACCTGTTCCTCGTGGTGGTGACGCTGACGCTGATCGGGGCGGTGGTGCTGTTCGGCCTGTCGCTGTGGGACCGCCAGCCGCTGCCGCTGCTGGTCTTCACGGGCGTGCTGCTGGTGATCGTCCTGGCCAGCGGCGGGGTGTACTTCCCGCGGGCCCGTTTCCTCATCCCCGCGTTCCCGCTGCTGCTCCCGCTCGCCCTGCACCTGTCCCGCGCCTCGCACCGCCACCGCGCGCTCGCGCTGGCGACCGCCGTCCTGGGCTCGGCCTACTGCGGGGCGCACATGCTCCTGGTCTGGCCCAGCGCACCGTAG
- a CDS encoding aldehyde dehydrogenase family protein — protein sequence MSDARLSVFKTYKLYVGGKFPRSESGRVYEVTDTKGTWLANAPLSSRKDARDAVVAARKAFGGWSGATAYNRGQILYRVAEMLEGRRDQFVREVADAEGLSKAKAAEQVDAAIDRWVWYAGWTDKIAQVTGGGNPVAGPFFNLSSPEPTGVVAVLAPQESSFLGLVSVVAPVIATGNTAVVVASERSPLPALSLAEVLATSDLPGGVVNILSGRTAEIAAPLAAHQDVNAIDLAGAGEELAKELEIAAADNLKRVLRPQPVDDWTATPGTERMTAFLETKTVWHPTGSLGASGSSY from the coding sequence ATGTCTGACGCGCGACTGAGTGTCTTCAAGACCTACAAGCTGTACGTCGGCGGGAAATTCCCGCGTTCGGAGAGCGGCCGGGTGTACGAGGTGACCGACACGAAGGGCACATGGCTGGCCAACGCCCCCCTTTCCTCCCGCAAGGACGCCCGGGACGCGGTGGTCGCCGCGCGCAAGGCGTTCGGCGGCTGGTCGGGCGCGACGGCGTACAACCGCGGCCAGATCCTCTACCGCGTCGCGGAGATGCTGGAGGGCCGCCGCGACCAGTTCGTCCGCGAGGTGGCCGACGCCGAGGGGCTGTCGAAGGCCAAGGCCGCCGAGCAGGTGGACGCGGCGATCGACCGCTGGGTCTGGTACGCGGGCTGGACCGACAAGATCGCCCAGGTGACCGGCGGCGGCAACCCGGTCGCGGGCCCGTTCTTCAACCTGTCCTCCCCCGAGCCGACGGGTGTGGTGGCGGTCCTGGCCCCGCAGGAGTCGTCCTTCCTGGGCCTGGTCTCGGTCGTCGCCCCGGTGATCGCCACCGGCAACACGGCGGTGGTGGTCGCGAGCGAGAGGTCCCCGCTCCCGGCCCTGTCCCTCGCCGAGGTCCTCGCCACCTCCGACCTGCCCGGCGGCGTGGTCAACATCCTGTCCGGCCGCACGGCGGAGATCGCCGCGCCGCTCGCCGCCCACCAGGACGTGAACGCCATCGACCTCGCCGGTGCCGGCGAGGAACTGGCCAAGGAACTGGAGATCGCGGCGGCCGACAACCTCAAGCGCGTACTGCGTCCACAGCCTGTGGACGACTGGACGGCGACTCCGGGCACCGAGCGCATGACCGCGTTCCTGGAGACGAAGACGGTCTGGCACCCGACCGGCTCGCTGGGCGCGTCCGGCTCGTCGTACTGA
- a CDS encoding PH domain-containing protein, with amino-acid sequence MTTPEHQPSAPQPPVPATRDRVYRSPGGIAGGVLLLAVIGWLGIDAIVSGEGRTPWTALAVLLLLVPLVVAFTLRPAVFAGEDRLRVRNPLRVVVLPWGQVASLRSGYTNEVVAASGTKYQLWAIPVSLRARKKAARQEARRAAGGGRGRGGVLGGMGQGAFGGAGTSAVQDGPVRAETDKVMDDLRELRDAREKAQSAQGEVTVRWAYEIAGPAVAGAVLLAVLLAVG; translated from the coding sequence ATGACGACCCCGGAGCACCAGCCCTCAGCACCGCAGCCGCCGGTCCCCGCGACCAGGGACCGGGTCTACCGCTCGCCCGGGGGCATCGCCGGCGGTGTGCTGCTGCTCGCCGTCATCGGCTGGCTCGGCATCGACGCCATCGTTTCCGGCGAGGGGCGCACCCCGTGGACGGCGCTGGCGGTGCTGCTGCTTCTGGTGCCGCTGGTCGTCGCCTTCACCCTGCGGCCCGCCGTCTTCGCGGGCGAGGACCGGCTGCGCGTCCGCAACCCCCTGCGGGTCGTCGTGCTGCCCTGGGGGCAGGTGGCCTCGCTGCGGTCCGGCTACACCAACGAGGTGGTGGCCGCGTCCGGCACCAAGTACCAGTTGTGGGCGATCCCCGTCTCGCTGCGCGCCCGCAAGAAGGCCGCGCGGCAGGAGGCGCGGCGGGCCGCGGGCGGCGGCCGGGGGCGGGGCGGTGTCCTCGGCGGGATGGGACAGGGCGCCTTCGGGGGCGCGGGCACGTCGGCCGTGCAGGACGGGCCGGTGCGCGCGGAGACCGACAAGGTCATGGACGACCTGCGCGAGCTGCGCGACGCCCGGGAGAAGGCGCAGTCCGCGCAGGGCGAGGTGACCGTGCGCTGGGCCTACGAGATCGCGGGACCGGCGGTGGCCGGGGCGGTGCTGCTGGCGGTGCTGCTGGCCGTGGGCTGA
- a CDS encoding phospho-sugar mutase yields the protein MHDELIARAKAWLAEDPDADTREELARLIDAGDHAELAARFAGTLQFGTAGLRGELGAGPMRMNRAVVIRAAAGLAAYLKKQGTPHGDGTAGLVVIGYDARHKSADFARDTAAVMTGAGLRAAVLPRPLPTPVLAFAIRHLGAVAGVEVTASHNPPRDNGYKVYLGDGSQIVPPADTDIAAEIDAVGSLHDVPRPDTGWDTLDDSVLDAYLARTDAVLDPGSPRTARTVYTAMHGVGKDVLLAAFARAGFPEPALVAEQAEPDPDFPTVAFPNPEEPGAMDLAFARARETDPDLVIANDPDADRCAVAVKDGDGWRMLRGDEVGALLAAHLVTRGARGTFAESIVSSALLGKIAARAGLPHEETLTGFKWIARVDGLRYGYEEALGYCVDPDGVRDKDGITAALLVTELASVLKSRGRTLLDLLDDLAVEHGLHATDQLSVRVQDLSVIADAMRRLREQPPTRLAGLPVTKAEDLTRGTETLPPTDGLRYTLDGARVIVRPSGTEPKLKCYLEVTVPVAAHTGLPAARAKAADLLTALKRDLSAAAGI from the coding sequence GTGCACGACGAACTCATCGCCCGGGCCAAGGCGTGGCTGGCAGAGGACCCCGACGCGGACACCCGTGAGGAACTCGCCCGGCTCATCGACGCCGGGGACCACGCCGAGCTCGCCGCGCGCTTCGCCGGCACCCTCCAGTTCGGCACCGCCGGCCTGCGCGGCGAACTCGGCGCCGGCCCGATGCGCATGAACCGCGCCGTCGTGATCCGCGCCGCCGCCGGCCTCGCCGCGTACCTCAAGAAGCAGGGGACCCCCCACGGAGACGGCACGGCCGGCCTGGTCGTCATCGGCTACGACGCCCGCCACAAGTCGGCCGACTTCGCCCGCGACACCGCCGCCGTGATGACCGGCGCCGGTCTGCGCGCGGCCGTCCTCCCCCGCCCGCTGCCCACCCCGGTCCTGGCCTTCGCCATCCGCCACCTGGGCGCGGTCGCCGGCGTGGAGGTCACCGCCAGCCACAACCCGCCCCGCGACAACGGCTACAAGGTCTACCTGGGCGACGGCTCCCAGATCGTCCCGCCCGCGGACACGGACATCGCCGCGGAGATCGACGCCGTGGGCTCCCTCCACGACGTGCCGCGCCCCGACACCGGCTGGGACACGCTCGACGACAGCGTCCTCGACGCCTATCTGGCCCGCACGGACGCCGTCCTCGACCCCGGCTCCCCCCGTACCGCCCGCACGGTGTACACGGCGATGCACGGCGTCGGCAAGGACGTCCTGCTCGCCGCCTTCGCCCGCGCCGGCTTCCCGGAGCCGGCCCTCGTCGCCGAGCAGGCCGAGCCCGACCCGGACTTCCCGACCGTCGCCTTCCCCAACCCGGAAGAGCCCGGCGCGATGGACCTGGCCTTCGCCAGGGCCCGCGAGACCGACCCCGACCTGGTCATCGCCAACGACCCGGACGCCGACCGCTGCGCCGTCGCGGTCAAGGACGGCGACGGCTGGCGCATGCTGCGCGGCGACGAGGTCGGCGCGCTCCTCGCCGCCCACCTGGTCACCCGCGGAGCGCGCGGCACCTTCGCCGAGTCGATCGTCTCCTCCGCCCTCCTCGGCAAGATCGCCGCGAGGGCGGGACTGCCCCACGAGGAGACGCTCACCGGCTTCAAGTGGATCGCCCGTGTCGACGGCCTGCGCTACGGCTACGAGGAGGCGCTCGGCTACTGCGTCGACCCGGACGGCGTACGCGACAAGGACGGCATCACGGCGGCCCTCCTCGTCACGGAACTGGCCTCCGTCCTCAAGTCGCGGGGCCGCACGCTGCTCGACCTCCTCGACGACCTCGCCGTGGAGCACGGCCTGCACGCCACCGACCAGCTCTCGGTCCGCGTGCAGGACCTCTCGGTCATCGCCGACGCCATGCGCCGTCTGCGCGAGCAGCCTCCCACCCGTCTCGCGGGCCTGCCGGTCACGAAGGCGGAGGACCTCACGCGGGGGACGGAGACCCTGCCGCCCACCGACGGCCTGCGCTACACCCTGGACGGCGCCCGCGTGATCGTCCGCCCCAGCGGCACGGAGCCGAAGCTCAAGTGCTACCTGGAGGTCACCGTCCCGGTCGCCGCGCACACCGGCCTCCCGGCGGCCCGGGCGAAGGCGGCCGACCTGCTGACGGCCCTCAAGCGCGACCTCTCGGCGGCGGCCGGGATCTGA
- a CDS encoding purine-nucleoside phosphorylase, with product MNASLLPDDIQGDPYAAADAAAARLRELTGADTHDVALVMGSGWAPAVDALGAPDAEFQVTDLPGFPPPAVAGHGGKIRSYTIGEKRALVFLGRTHYYEGRGVAAVAHGVRTAVSAGCKTVVLTNGCGGLREGMRPGQPVLISDHINLTATSPIVGANFVDLTDLYSPRLRALCKEVDPTLEEGVYAQFPGPHYETPAEIRMARVIGADLVGMSTVLEAIAAREAGAEVLGISLVTNLAAGMTGEPLNHEEVLQAGRDSATRMGSLLARVLVRL from the coding sequence GTGAACGCATCTCTTCTTCCGGACGACATCCAGGGCGACCCGTACGCCGCCGCCGACGCCGCCGCGGCCCGCCTGCGCGAACTCACGGGCGCCGACACCCACGACGTCGCCCTCGTGATGGGCTCCGGCTGGGCTCCGGCCGTCGACGCCCTCGGCGCCCCCGACGCCGAGTTCCAGGTCACCGACCTGCCCGGCTTCCCGCCGCCGGCGGTCGCGGGGCACGGAGGCAAGATCCGCTCGTACACGATCGGCGAGAAGCGCGCCCTGGTCTTCCTGGGCCGCACCCACTACTACGAGGGCCGCGGTGTCGCCGCCGTCGCCCACGGCGTCCGCACCGCCGTGTCGGCCGGCTGCAAGACCGTGGTCCTCACCAACGGCTGCGGCGGCCTGCGCGAAGGCATGCGCCCCGGCCAGCCGGTCCTGATCAGCGACCACATCAACCTCACGGCCACCTCCCCCATCGTCGGCGCCAACTTCGTCGACCTCACCGACCTCTACTCCCCGCGCCTGCGCGCCCTGTGCAAGGAGGTCGACCCCACCCTGGAGGAGGGCGTCTACGCCCAGTTCCCCGGCCCGCACTACGAGACCCCGGCCGAGATCCGCATGGCCCGCGTCATCGGTGCCGACCTGGTGGGCATGTCGACGGTCCTGGAGGCGATCGCGGCCCGCGAGGCGGGCGCCGAGGTCCTGGGCATCTCCCTGGTCACCAACCTCGCCGCCGGCATGACGGGCGAGCCCCTCAACCACGAGGAGGTCCTCCAGGCCGGCCGCGACTCCGCGACCCGCATGGGCTCCCTGCTGGCCCGGGTACTGGTCCGCCTGTAG